A window from Verrucomicrobiota bacterium encodes these proteins:
- a CDS encoding bifunctional nuclease family protein has translation MSKAVVEVQVRAVIPTSGGCAVFLGNPEKVFVIYVDQSVGAAITMFMRGTQKERPLTHDLLANILRALGAQVERIIINDLKRGTYFARMILSAENELHQKKIIEIDARPSDCIAMATQQNSPLYVSREVWDEVEDMSEVLRKMEEESTETGEEEEEE, from the coding sequence ATGAGTAAAGCGGTTGTAGAGGTGCAGGTGCGAGCCGTCATCCCGACCAGCGGTGGGTGCGCGGTGTTCCTCGGCAATCCGGAAAAGGTTTTCGTGATCTACGTCGATCAAAGCGTCGGCGCGGCTATCACGATGTTCATGCGGGGAACGCAAAAAGAGCGGCCGTTGACGCATGACCTGCTGGCGAACATCCTCCGCGCATTGGGCGCACAGGTCGAGCGGATCATCATCAATGACCTGAAGCGCGGCACTTACTTCGCGCGGATGATTCTGAGCGCCGAAAACGAGCTGCATCAGAAAAAGATCATCGAGATCGATGCCCGGCCCAGCGATTGCATCGCCATGGCGACCCAGCAAAACTCACCGCTTTATGTGAGCAGGGAGGTCTGGGACGAGGTGGAGGACATGTCCGAGGTGCTGCGGAAAATGGAAGAGGAAAGCACCGAAACGGGCGAAGAAGAAGAGGAAGAGTAA
- a CDS encoding DUF4326 domain-containing protein, translated as MTPFTVPERIQLKRIKGWRLPPNCVVVSRPSPFGNPFTLEDVILERGGELNPRVARAEAVRRLKVWLGLESDPSGRFAGLYPDRRAAVLRRLPELRGRRLACWCPLVYPDGSRCPCHADVLLELANR; from the coding sequence ATGACCCCTTTTACCGTGCCCGAACGGATCCAGCTCAAACGCATCAAGGGCTGGCGCCTGCCCCCCAATTGCGTTGTGGTCAGCCGGCCAAGCCCTTTCGGCAACCCTTTCACCCTTGAAGACGTCATCCTGGAGCGCGGGGGCGAGCTCAACCCCCGGGTGGCGCGGGCCGAGGCGGTCCGGCGCCTCAAGGTTTGGCTTGGGCTGGAATCAGACCCCAGCGGGCGGTTCGCCGGCCTCTATCCTGACCGTCGAGCCGCGGTGCTGCGACGCTTGCCGGAACTTCGGGGCAGGCGTTTGGCCTGTTGGTGCCCGCTCGTCTACCCGGATGGCTCCCGTTGCCCGTGCCACGCGGACGTTCTACTCGAGCTCGCCAACCGGTAA
- a CDS encoding NAD(P)H-dependent oxidoreductase produces MASEYLVVAGSRKPQSRSRMLASYLLDYYETNALEAEILDLREFDLPLCDGDAAYGHPEVIRCNQIVAAARVIVVAAPIYNYDLSATVKNLLELTGQAWESKIVGFACAAGGYTSYMSVMAFANSLMLDFRCLVIPRFVFATGADFDDGQLVSEEIKRRLLELGEMSTRIRYA; encoded by the coding sequence ATGGCTTCTGAATACCTCGTTGTAGCGGGATCGCGCAAGCCGCAGAGCCGCAGCCGGATGCTTGCTTCGTACCTGCTGGACTATTACGAGACGAATGCGCTTGAAGCGGAAATTCTGGATCTGCGTGAGTTTGACCTGCCGCTGTGCGACGGCGACGCGGCTTACGGGCATCCCGAGGTGATCCGGTGCAATCAGATCGTGGCGGCGGCCCGGGTGATCGTGGTGGCTGCGCCGATTTACAACTACGACCTGAGCGCTACGGTCAAGAATTTGCTCGAGCTCACCGGCCAGGCGTGGGAAAGCAAAATCGTCGGTTTCGCCTGTGCGGCCGGGGGTTACACCAGTTACATGTCCGTCATGGCGTTTGCCAACAGCCTCATGCTTGATTTCCGGTGCCTGGTCATCCCCCGCTTTGTCTTTGCCACCGGTGCGGATTTTGATGACGGGCAACTTGTTTCTGAGGAAATCAAGCGCCGTCTCCTGGAACTGGGCGAGATGTCCACCCGAATCCGGTACGCATGA
- a CDS encoding sugar-binding transcriptional regulator translates to MSASSRQDEKIDLAARAAWLYYVAGNTQETIARKLKISRPAAQRLVAMALAKGIVKVRVHHRIADCVELADQLCRRFNLSLCEIVPTNGDGTEHLLRKLAVTGSQVMETYFSAREPKVIALSTGRTLKAVVEELSEIPRPQHRLVSLVGAFAKDGSSNRYDVTLRAAEKTGSKYFLLPAPMFADSPEERKQWCHHRLYRVVENLSAQADVAFVGVGEIGPGCPVQRDGFVTKEEVIELQQAGAVGEIMGWAFNLQGQIVKAGTHARVTSVPLRSPPSRPVIAFAAGIRKVRAVSGAVRGGWINGLVTDEGCARRLLEARD, encoded by the coding sequence ATGTCGGCGTCTTCAAGACAGGACGAAAAGATTGATCTCGCGGCCCGCGCCGCGTGGCTCTACTACGTTGCCGGAAATACGCAGGAGACGATCGCCCGCAAGCTCAAGATATCTCGTCCGGCAGCGCAGCGGCTGGTCGCCATGGCGCTGGCAAAAGGAATCGTCAAAGTGCGGGTGCACCACCGCATTGCGGATTGCGTCGAACTGGCGGATCAGCTCTGCCGTCGATTCAACCTGAGCCTCTGTGAAATCGTACCCACGAACGGTGACGGCACGGAGCACCTGTTACGCAAACTCGCCGTAACGGGATCCCAGGTCATGGAAACGTACTTCTCGGCGAGAGAACCGAAGGTTATCGCCCTGAGCACGGGACGTACGCTCAAGGCCGTGGTTGAGGAGCTTTCCGAGATCCCGCGGCCTCAGCATCGTCTTGTCTCGCTTGTGGGTGCGTTCGCCAAGGACGGTTCGAGCAACCGGTACGATGTCACCCTCCGCGCGGCCGAAAAGACCGGAAGCAAATATTTTCTGCTGCCGGCCCCTATGTTCGCCGATTCGCCGGAGGAGAGGAAACAATGGTGCCATCATCGGCTCTATCGCGTCGTCGAGAACCTTTCCGCTCAGGCGGACGTCGCCTTCGTCGGGGTCGGGGAGATCGGCCCGGGATGCCCGGTCCAAAGGGATGGATTCGTCACCAAGGAGGAGGTGATCGAACTCCAGCAGGCCGGCGCCGTTGGTGAAATCATGGGCTGGGCTTTTAATCTCCAGGGCCAGATCGTCAAGGCCGGCACGCATGCGAGGGTGACCAGCGTTCCCCTGCGGTCTCCGCCCAGCCGGCCGGTCATTGCCTTCGCCGCGGGGATTCGCAAGGTCCGCGCCGTTTCAGGGGCCGTGCGCGGGGGCTGGATCAATGGGCTGGTTACCGATGAAGGTTGCGCCCGCCGCTTGCTCGAGGCGCGGGATTAG
- a CDS encoding alpha-ketoacid dehydrogenase subunit beta, whose translation MSVTYLEAIREAQAAALRNDPRVYIYGQDIGHHGGAFKATKDLARLFPGRVLDSPISEDAMVGSAVGAAIEGMRPVIEMQFADFSSVGFNQIVNQAATLYWRTGVPCPITIRLPSGGNPGSGPFHSQTLEAIYSHFPGLVVMTPATVEDAYSMLLEAIRLDDPVIYCEHKFLYNRLKADSLPEDSLPTGQARIARSGRDVTVVAYSAMVHEALAAANKLVQENIEAEVIDLRAVKPLDADTVLASLATTGRLLCVAEAWPWGGVNAEVIARVVAEGFEFLDAPPMRINSLDTPVPYNPKLWAAHKPSAELIAQKIRELLAW comes from the coding sequence ATGAGCGTCACGTACCTGGAAGCGATTCGTGAGGCGCAGGCGGCTGCGTTGCGGAACGATCCTCGCGTTTATATCTACGGTCAGGATATCGGGCACCACGGCGGGGCCTTTAAGGCAACCAAAGACCTGGCCCGGCTCTTCCCGGGAAGGGTGCTCGATTCGCCGATCAGCGAAGATGCGATGGTAGGAAGTGCCGTCGGCGCCGCGATCGAGGGTATGCGCCCGGTCATCGAGATGCAGTTCGCAGATTTTTCTTCCGTCGGGTTCAACCAGATCGTAAATCAAGCCGCCACGCTCTATTGGCGAACGGGGGTTCCCTGCCCGATTACGATCCGGCTTCCGTCCGGAGGCAACCCCGGCAGCGGGCCATTTCACAGCCAGACGCTGGAGGCCATCTATTCACATTTTCCCGGGCTGGTGGTGATGACGCCCGCGACGGTCGAGGACGCTTATTCAATGCTCCTCGAAGCGATCCGATTGGATGATCCGGTCATTTATTGCGAGCATAAGTTCCTGTATAACCGTCTGAAAGCGGATTCTCTCCCCGAGGACAGCCTGCCGACGGGCCAGGCGCGCATTGCCCGGAGCGGGCGCGATGTGACGGTGGTGGCGTACAGCGCCATGGTGCACGAAGCGCTGGCTGCAGCGAACAAACTGGTTCAGGAGAACATCGAGGCCGAGGTCATCGATTTGCGTGCCGTGAAGCCCTTGGACGCCGATACGGTCCTGGCTTCCCTGGCAACCACCGGCCGCTTGCTCTGCGTGGCGGAAGCGTGGCCCTGGGGCGGGGTTAACGCGGAAGTCATCGCCCGCGTGGTGGCCGAAGGTTTCGAGTTCCTGGATGCACCGCCCATGCGGATCAACAGCCTCGATACACCCGTGCCGTATAACCCGAAACTTTGGGCGGCCCACAAACCCTCGGCTGAGCTGATCGCCCAAAAGATCCGGGAACTGCTCGCCTGGTAA
- the trmD gene encoding tRNA (guanosine(37)-N1)-methyltransferase TrmD: MRIDVLTLFPGLIEGAFRESMLGKAQENRLIQIQCHNLRRWAPGRHRVTDEPPYGGGPGMVMKIEPISGAIDELRTEETYTILMGPAGRRFDQEHARRLTNKAHLILVCGHYEGVDHRVAEHLVDEELSIGDYILTNGAIAAAVVVDAVCRLVPGVLGSGESAGEESFSHDLLEYPQYTRPAEFAGWRVPDILLSGNHEGIRQWRREQALKMTRERRPDLLGDSEKM, from the coding sequence CTGCGGATCGACGTCCTTACCCTGTTTCCCGGGCTCATCGAAGGGGCTTTTCGGGAAAGCATGCTGGGGAAAGCCCAGGAGAACCGGCTGATTCAGATTCAATGCCATAATCTGCGGCGCTGGGCGCCCGGGCGGCACCGCGTCACCGATGAGCCGCCGTACGGCGGCGGCCCCGGCATGGTTATGAAAATCGAGCCGATTTCCGGCGCGATTGATGAACTGCGAACGGAGGAAACGTACACCATCCTCATGGGCCCGGCCGGTCGCAGGTTCGACCAGGAGCACGCCAGGCGCCTCACGAATAAAGCCCACCTGATTCTCGTCTGCGGACATTACGAGGGAGTGGATCACCGCGTGGCTGAACACCTGGTCGACGAGGAGCTTTCAATCGGGGACTATATCCTGACGAACGGTGCGATTGCCGCTGCCGTCGTCGTCGATGCGGTTTGCCGGCTGGTGCCCGGCGTTCTCGGCAGCGGAGAGTCGGCCGGTGAGGAATCATTCTCACACGATCTCCTGGAATACCCGCAGTACACGCGTCCGGCAGAGTTTGCCGGCTGGCGCGTGCCGGACATCTTGCTATCGGGAAATCATGAGGGAATCCGGCAATGGCGAAGGGAACAGGCGCTGAAAATGACCCGGGAGCGGCGGCCTGACCTTTTGGGCGACAGCGAAAAGATGTAA
- a CDS encoding 2-oxo acid dehydrogenase subunit E2, producing MSQVPIVMPQLGESIAEATIIRIHVSAGEPVEAEQEIMEVETNKAVMAITAPCTGTIAEIEADAGETYAVGTVLGHITSDSPLEEVFETPLAPSTAQLFRMEPPTSAQAAAGAAVKPVPALPKSGSFVAPRVRARLDEGALHASELDVVAGTGRAGRVTIRDFEKYLESFDGLPSRKCSSLRLGVADSMRRSWSRPLATVGTPLNLEPILAHRRQGGASAAGVALYLVRALGMALGENPGFAGRILADRLVLPESIDIGVAVEVEDGVMVPVLRKVDATGLGQLAESYRDLLSAAKVRRLPPEAQGPAVASVTNFGPLGITWGTPIPLPYETLIIGLGRGEIRPFWDQTKQAFIPRREAELTVTFDHRVLDGGAAGRLVGRLLGLLGKPEQL from the coding sequence ATGTCGCAAGTCCCCATCGTCATGCCTCAGCTCGGCGAATCGATCGCCGAAGCCACGATCATCCGGATTCACGTGTCTGCAGGCGAACCGGTCGAAGCCGAACAGGAAATCATGGAGGTGGAGACCAACAAAGCGGTGATGGCGATCACGGCGCCGTGCACCGGCACCATTGCGGAGATTGAAGCGGACGCCGGAGAGACGTACGCGGTCGGGACGGTGCTCGGGCACATCACCAGCGATTCTCCTCTGGAGGAGGTTTTCGAAACGCCTCTGGCCCCGAGCACGGCTCAGTTGTTCCGCATGGAACCGCCGACAAGCGCCCAGGCAGCGGCTGGAGCGGCCGTCAAACCTGTCCCAGCCTTACCGAAAAGCGGCAGCTTCGTTGCCCCACGGGTACGCGCGCGCCTGGACGAGGGGGCGTTGCACGCGTCGGAACTCGACGTGGTTGCCGGCACGGGACGCGCCGGGCGAGTCACCATCCGGGATTTTGAAAAGTACCTGGAGAGTTTTGACGGCCTTCCGAGCCGGAAGTGTTCGTCGCTTCGTCTCGGGGTCGCCGATTCCATGCGCCGAAGCTGGTCCCGCCCCCTGGCCACGGTCGGCACGCCTCTGAATCTGGAACCAATCCTTGCGCACCGGCGGCAAGGCGGCGCGAGTGCTGCCGGGGTCGCACTTTACCTGGTCCGGGCGCTCGGGATGGCCCTCGGTGAAAACCCCGGGTTTGCAGGCCGCATTTTAGCTGATCGCCTGGTGCTTCCCGAGTCCATCGACATCGGCGTGGCCGTGGAGGTGGAGGATGGCGTCATGGTGCCGGTCCTCCGCAAAGTGGACGCGACGGGTCTGGGACAGCTCGCCGAAAGCTACCGCGACCTGCTCAGCGCCGCCAAGGTCCGGCGGCTTCCTCCCGAAGCGCAAGGGCCCGCGGTGGCGTCAGTCACCAATTTCGGACCGCTTGGGATCACCTGGGGAACCCCGATTCCACTACCGTATGAAACACTCATCATCGGCCTCGGACGCGGGGAAATCCGTCCGTTCTGGGATCAGACGAAGCAGGCCTTCATCCCCCGACGGGAGGCAGAACTCACGGTCACGTTCGATCATCGCGTACTGGATGGCGGAGCGGCCGGTCGTCTCGTGGGACGACTCCTTGGATTGTTGGGCAAACCCGAACAGCTTTGA
- a CDS encoding thiamine pyrophosphate-dependent dehydrogenase E1 component subunit alpha, with the protein MILARTVEEKLANLWRAGKVAGGVYTGKGQEAVSVAIGMALKPGDLFGPAIRDQAGRLAFGEPLLDAVRTYLGSRLGPMRGRDGNVHRGRLREGTFAMISHLGSLVSVVAGALLARRMRGEQNVVGATSLGDGATSTGAFHEGLNLAAVEKLPLVVVVTNNQYAYSTPNGRQFACHDLVDRAIGYGVEGYAMDGTDVKECLEMVHHAVGRAREGNGPQLIVANCLRLSGHAEHDDASYVDPHLFASPLGRDCIDVARDYLLEQGWADAETVRQWREHAKAQVEEVALKAQRESGPDPADEDWCAYATRGFARLEASVS; encoded by the coding sequence ATGATCCTGGCGCGAACCGTGGAGGAAAAGCTGGCCAATCTATGGCGCGCGGGCAAGGTTGCCGGCGGGGTGTATACCGGCAAGGGCCAGGAGGCGGTCAGCGTCGCGATCGGCATGGCACTGAAGCCGGGCGACTTGTTTGGGCCGGCCATACGTGACCAGGCCGGGCGGCTGGCCTTTGGAGAGCCTTTGCTTGATGCGGTTCGCACTTACCTCGGGTCACGGCTGGGGCCGATGCGCGGCCGGGACGGAAACGTTCACCGGGGCAGGCTGCGCGAGGGTACCTTCGCCATGATCAGCCACCTCGGCTCACTCGTATCGGTGGTGGCCGGGGCTTTGCTGGCGCGGCGCATGCGGGGCGAACAGAACGTGGTCGGGGCGACTTCGCTCGGCGACGGGGCGACTTCGACCGGTGCATTCCACGAAGGCCTGAATCTTGCCGCGGTTGAAAAGCTGCCCCTGGTTGTGGTGGTGACGAACAATCAGTACGCGTACTCTACTCCCAACGGCCGTCAGTTTGCCTGTCATGATTTGGTCGATCGTGCGATCGGGTACGGCGTCGAGGGTTACGCCATGGATGGGACCGACGTTAAGGAATGCCTGGAGATGGTTCACCACGCGGTCGGCCGGGCCCGCGAGGGCAACGGGCCGCAGTTGATCGTGGCGAATTGCCTCCGTTTGTCCGGGCACGCGGAGCACGACGACGCCAGCTACGTTGACCCGCACCTGTTTGCCAGCCCGCTTGGCCGGGACTGTATCGACGTGGCCAGAGACTATTTGCTCGAGCAGGGTTGGGCCGACGCCGAAACCGTTCGCCAATGGCGTGAACACGCCAAGGCTCAGGTCGAAGAGGTGGCTCTGAAAGCCCAGCGCGAATCCGGCCCCGATCCGGCCGACGAGGATTGGTGCGCCTACGCGACGAGGGGCTTTGCGAGATTGGAAGCGTCTGTTTCGTGA
- a CDS encoding PBP1A family penicillin-binding protein — MIKLFSKREPRNHRKLLFFFVLGTAGVIAAALVFAFYFCWSLRFDLKQVGEIPERSWIYDMDGKLYTRLYGENRILVEPGKVSPWFKKALLAREDTRFYKHHGVDFVGIARAMVRDVTHASIREGGSTITQQLARNSFPLGGRNLNRKILEAFVAWRIERAYSKDQILGFYLNRIYFGSGDYGLETASQAYFGKGAANLTLPEAALLAGLIRSPNRYSPLRNPKGAVEQRNEVLDRMAELKVVSAAEADQARHAALKLATRRSPAPQQNYAMDALYRELQGLVSQDAIDGGGLRIYTTLDPALQSIADEAVDVSLKQVEGKSGYGRPTKAQYDAKPHSDEDATTYLQGAAVVLDNRSGAVRALVGGRDYHESKYNRALQANRQVGSTFKPFVYAAAYARGMMPGSSINDGPIVKGEIAEAPTWNPANSDRNFGGMRPARDGLIFSRNTMTVRVGELATLDRVRALGLAAGFAKDIPRFPSAYLGAFESDLKDITAAYSALAAGGVRREPYLVERIDDADGHILYQAHPDQKQVLSPAVAWMISETLRGVIERGTAAPAKGMGLDRYAAGKTGTTDDYKDAWFLGYTNSLTCGVWVGFDQPQTIQARGYGATLALPIWVRIMEKAGRQKYPDGEFVCPEPLVHTRLCSISNQIATPACDAAGTAYDIMLPQSMCPQQSCPAHRGEPVPLQTEDRPEDDNLARRVFRTFRHLFGG; from the coding sequence GTGATCAAATTATTTTCCAAAAGAGAGCCGCGCAACCACCGCAAGCTTCTTTTCTTTTTTGTCTTGGGAACGGCCGGAGTGATCGCGGCGGCCCTGGTATTCGCTTTCTATTTCTGCTGGTCCCTCCGCTTTGATTTGAAGCAGGTCGGCGAGATCCCGGAGCGCTCCTGGATCTACGACATGGACGGCAAGCTGTACACACGATTGTACGGCGAGAACCGGATCCTGGTCGAGCCGGGCAAAGTTTCGCCCTGGTTCAAAAAAGCGTTGCTTGCGCGGGAAGACACCCGCTTTTACAAACATCATGGCGTCGATTTTGTCGGCATCGCTCGTGCCATGGTCCGCGACGTGACGCACGCCTCGATCCGCGAAGGCGGGAGTACCATCACCCAGCAACTGGCGCGCAACAGTTTTCCGCTAGGGGGCCGGAACCTGAACCGCAAGATTCTGGAGGCCTTTGTGGCCTGGCGGATTGAACGCGCGTATTCCAAGGATCAAATTCTCGGGTTTTACCTCAACCGCATTTACTTCGGGTCCGGCGATTACGGCCTCGAAACGGCGTCGCAGGCATATTTTGGGAAGGGCGCGGCCAACCTGACGCTGCCTGAAGCGGCCCTGCTGGCGGGGCTGATACGGAGCCCGAACCGGTACTCGCCCCTGCGCAATCCCAAAGGGGCTGTCGAGCAGCGGAACGAGGTGCTGGACCGCATGGCGGAGCTCAAGGTCGTTTCCGCCGCTGAGGCTGACCAAGCCAGGCACGCCGCCCTCAAGCTGGCGACCCGGCGCTCCCCTGCCCCGCAGCAGAACTATGCGATGGATGCGCTTTACCGCGAGTTGCAGGGGTTGGTCAGCCAGGACGCCATCGATGGCGGCGGGCTCCGCATCTACACCACGCTCGACCCGGCGCTGCAGTCGATCGCGGACGAGGCCGTCGACGTTTCCCTTAAGCAGGTCGAAGGCAAATCCGGGTACGGCCGTCCGACCAAGGCCCAGTACGATGCCAAACCCCACAGTGACGAAGACGCGACGACCTACCTGCAGGGAGCCGCGGTGGTCCTGGATAACCGGTCCGGCGCGGTCCGCGCCCTGGTCGGGGGGCGCGATTACCACGAAAGCAAGTATAATCGTGCGTTGCAGGCCAACCGGCAGGTCGGCTCCACGTTTAAGCCGTTCGTGTACGCCGCAGCCTATGCCCGCGGGATGATGCCGGGTTCAAGCATCAATGATGGGCCGATCGTCAAAGGCGAGATTGCAGAGGCGCCAACCTGGAATCCGGCTAACTCCGACCGGAATTTCGGCGGGATGCGGCCGGCCCGGGACGGGCTGATCTTCTCGCGAAACACGATGACCGTCCGCGTGGGGGAACTCGCTACGCTGGATCGAGTACGCGCACTCGGGTTGGCGGCCGGGTTTGCCAAAGATATCCCGCGGTTTCCATCGGCTTACCTGGGCGCCTTCGAATCCGACCTGAAAGACATCACGGCCGCGTACAGCGCCCTGGCGGCGGGCGGAGTCCGGCGCGAGCCCTACCTGGTCGAACGCATTGACGACGCCGATGGCCATATCCTGTACCAGGCACACCCGGACCAGAAGCAGGTGTTATCGCCCGCGGTCGCCTGGATGATCTCGGAAACGTTGCGCGGCGTCATCGAACGCGGAACGGCGGCACCGGCCAAGGGCATGGGGCTGGATCGCTACGCCGCCGGTAAAACCGGTACGACCGACGATTACAAGGATGCCTGGTTTCTCGGGTACACCAACTCGCTCACCTGTGGCGTCTGGGTCGGCTTCGACCAGCCTCAAACGATCCAGGCGCGCGGCTACGGGGCCACGCTTGCACTGCCCATCTGGGTCAGGATCATGGAAAAGGCAGGACGCCAAAAGTATCCGGACGGCGAATTCGTCTGTCCGGAACCGCTGGTGCACACCAGGCTTTGTTCGATCTCAAACCAGATTGCCACGCCCGCTTGCGATGCAGCCGGAACCGCCTACGATATCATGCTTCCGCAATCGATGTGTCCGCAGCAGTCCTGCCCGGCTCACCGGGGCGAACCGGTGCCGCTGCAGACCGAGGACCGGCCGGAAGACGATAATTTGGCGAGGCGGGTATTCCGAACTTTCCGGCACTTATTCGGCGGCTAA
- the speA gene encoding biosynthetic arginine decarboxylase, which translates to MSEIWDIPSAIALYNVDRWGNGYFTINRHGNVQVMPTQNENLAVDLMEVIQEARDRKLTFPLVIRFQDLLRNRVETINRAFGAAIAEAGYRNTYKGVFPIKVNQLREVVEEILDAGRPFHFGLEAGSKPELIAAVAAHEDPDSLIICNGYKDAAFIQTALLGNKLGKQVIMVVEKLEEIQQIVQISKELNVLPLLGLRVRLQAKSSGRWATSGGENAKFGLSTADLVAASTYLKAQGLTEAFRLVHFHVGSQVPDIGVIKRAVREAARFYAKLHQMGHPMEFMDVGGGLGVDYDGSRTAFVSSINYTLQEYARDVVYNIMDVCDSEKVPHPTIVSESGRAIVAHHSVLVVEALGAIEKGPADLSLEIKSSDPKLLQEIIEIQRTLTKQNRMENLHDAQQVKEQAQSMFELGLLDLESKAKIETIYWQVARSIVELCRGMRYVPDEIKELETSLGDQFLCNFSVFQSLLDHWALGHLFPIMPVHRLDEPPDRNGTLVDITCDSDGKVDKFIDLQDVKETLPLHRVRPGEPYYLGFFLLGAYQDIMGDLHNLFGRVNEVHLFLDEHEESGWYIEEVIEGSTIGNVLSLTQWENNELVRRLKKQLDAAIKSDRLKPTEAMRMLSSYERALNGYPYLTFGTSSDKF; encoded by the coding sequence ATGTCTGAAATCTGGGACATACCTTCGGCCATTGCGCTGTATAACGTTGATCGGTGGGGCAACGGCTATTTTACGATCAATCGGCACGGGAACGTTCAGGTCATGCCGACCCAGAACGAAAACCTGGCGGTCGATCTGATGGAGGTGATTCAAGAAGCCCGGGATCGCAAATTGACCTTCCCGCTCGTGATCCGATTTCAGGATCTGCTCCGTAACCGCGTTGAGACGATCAACCGTGCCTTTGGCGCGGCGATTGCGGAAGCGGGTTATCGCAACACCTACAAAGGGGTGTTTCCGATCAAGGTCAATCAGCTGCGTGAGGTCGTGGAAGAGATTCTGGACGCCGGCCGCCCATTCCATTTCGGCCTCGAAGCGGGCAGCAAACCTGAACTCATCGCCGCGGTGGCCGCCCATGAGGATCCGGATAGCCTGATCATCTGCAACGGCTACAAAGACGCGGCCTTTATCCAGACGGCGCTGCTCGGCAACAAGCTGGGCAAACAGGTGATTATGGTGGTCGAGAAACTCGAGGAGATCCAGCAGATCGTGCAGATCTCCAAAGAGCTTAATGTCCTGCCGCTGCTTGGGTTGCGCGTCCGGTTGCAGGCCAAGAGCTCCGGAAGATGGGCTACCAGCGGCGGCGAAAACGCCAAGTTCGGCCTGTCCACGGCGGATCTGGTAGCGGCGAGCACCTACCTCAAGGCGCAAGGCCTGACAGAGGCATTTCGTCTGGTACACTTTCATGTGGGTTCGCAAGTGCCCGACATCGGCGTGATCAAGCGCGCGGTGCGTGAGGCGGCCCGCTTCTACGCCAAACTTCATCAGATGGGGCACCCGATGGAGTTCATGGACGTCGGCGGCGGACTCGGGGTGGACTACGACGGTTCCAGGACGGCGTTTGTCAGTTCCATAAACTATACCTTGCAGGAGTACGCGCGCGATGTGGTCTACAACATCATGGACGTATGCGACTCCGAGAAGGTCCCGCACCCGACGATCGTGAGCGAAAGCGGAAGGGCGATCGTCGCTCACCATTCCGTCCTGGTGGTCGAAGCGCTTGGCGCGATCGAAAAAGGACCGGCTGACCTTTCCCTCGAGATTAAGTCGTCGGACCCGAAACTGCTGCAGGAAATTATCGAGATCCAGCGGACGCTCACCAAGCAGAACCGGATGGAGAACCTCCACGACGCTCAGCAGGTGAAAGAACAGGCGCAATCAATGTTTGAACTCGGCTTGCTTGATCTCGAAAGCAAAGCCAAAATCGAGACGATTTACTGGCAGGTCGCGCGCTCCATCGTCGAGTTGTGCCGCGGCATGCGTTATGTGCCGGATGAAATCAAAGAACTCGAAACCTCGTTGGGCGACCAGTTCCTTTGCAACTTTTCGGTGTTCCAATCGCTCCTGGACCACTGGGCGCTAGGCCACCTGTTTCCCATCATGCCCGTTCATCGCCTCGATGAGCCGCCCGATCGCAACGGCACGCTGGTCGACATCACGTGCGATTCGGACGGCAAGGTAGATAAGTTTATCGACCTGCAGGACGTAAAGGAAACCCTGCCGCTTCATCGGGTGCGGCCCGGCGAGCCTTACTACCTCGGATTTTTCCTCCTGGGCGCGTATCAGGACATCATGGGCGACCTGCACAACCTGTTTGGCCGGGTGAACGAAGTGCACCTGTTCCTGGACGAACACGAGGAGTCCGGCTGGTACATCGAGGAAGTGATCGAGGGTAGCACCATCGGCAATGTGCTCTCGCTTACACAATGGGAAAATAACGAGCTCGTGCGCCGGCTCAAAAAACAGCTGGATGCCGCAATCAAATCCGACCGGCTGAAACCGACGGAGGCGATGCGGATGTTAAGTTCGTATGAGCGCGCACTGAACGGTTACCCGTACCTGACGTTTGGCACCAGCTCGGATAAATTCTGA